A single genomic interval of Spirosoma linguale DSM 74 harbors:
- a CDS encoding blue (type 1) copper domain protein (PFAM: blue (type 1) copper domain protein~KEGG: swp:swp_1892 blue (type 1) copper domain protein): MLKLLFQFSCLLLCVSAHAQRDTVIQISATGGLQYSKKRIVVKPNTRLTLVFQNKDDMAHNLVVTRPNSRLRVVEFALALGDKGAQQHYIPAIDDVLAHTTSVEPGNTDSVTVKVAEGGYPFVCTFPGHGSIMYGIIYATRDIKRLPAPDQDINLPNPTRTQEVVHQAHHPTASGHPFPMKLPAVYRTFMPDCGPAAIAVGLPGPNGGQSYVFDAGECRIRYAWSGGFVDNTEQWEGKGQLLTKVVGDIYFRDMGGFPWRVGNAIPKAQFKGYRLINRYPEFWYVINGVEVHELVKPLPTGRGLIRTFTFSPTKQSLSFINQPQPGIRLQSSIGRFQKETLTLPPGTRQVILTMMYEL; encoded by the coding sequence ATGCTCAAACTTCTCTTCCAGTTCAGCTGTTTACTGCTCTGTGTATCCGCTCATGCCCAACGGGATACGGTGATTCAGATCTCTGCGACGGGTGGCCTACAGTACAGCAAAAAACGCATTGTTGTGAAGCCTAATACGCGCCTAACGCTTGTTTTCCAGAACAAAGACGACATGGCGCATAACCTGGTAGTTACCCGGCCAAACTCCCGGCTTCGGGTGGTGGAGTTTGCCCTGGCCCTGGGCGATAAAGGGGCCCAACAACATTACATTCCCGCTATCGACGATGTGCTGGCCCACACCACCAGCGTTGAGCCTGGAAATACCGACTCCGTAACCGTGAAAGTGGCCGAAGGCGGCTACCCGTTCGTATGCACCTTTCCGGGGCATGGGTCCATCATGTACGGCATTATTTACGCAACAAGAGATATAAAGCGGCTACCCGCACCTGACCAGGACATCAACTTGCCTAATCCCACCCGCACGCAGGAGGTTGTTCATCAGGCGCATCACCCGACGGCATCCGGTCATCCTTTTCCGATGAAACTCCCGGCCGTTTACCGAACGTTTATGCCCGACTGCGGTCCGGCGGCCATTGCCGTTGGCTTGCCAGGCCCTAACGGCGGCCAGTCGTACGTATTTGATGCCGGTGAATGCCGGATACGCTACGCCTGGTCGGGTGGATTTGTCGATAATACGGAGCAATGGGAAGGAAAAGGGCAGTTGCTGACAAAGGTGGTTGGTGATATTTACTTTCGGGATATGGGCGGGTTTCCCTGGCGAGTTGGCAATGCAATACCTAAGGCACAGTTCAAAGGATACCGGCTCATTAATCGGTACCCTGAGTTCTGGTACGTTATAAATGGTGTCGAAGTACATGAACTGGTTAAACCCCTTCCCACCGGACGCGGGTTGATCCGTACATTCACCTTCAGCCCAACCAAACAGTCGCTATCATTCATTAACCAACCGCAGCCGGGTATTCGGCTCCAATCATCCATTGGCCGTTTCCAGAAAGAAACACTAACCCTCCCACCCGGAACCAGACAGGTAATTTTGACAATGATGTATGAGCTATGA
- a CDS encoding LAO/AO transport system ATPase (TIGRFAM: LAO/AO transport system ATPase~PFAM: ArgK protein~KEGG: dol:Dole_0078 LAO/AO transport system ATPase), whose translation MRHRLPPDQYATGILAGNRLLLSQAITLIESRRADDQVLAQQVLERILPNTGKSARIGITGVPGVGKSTFIESFGTYLTSQGHTLAVLTVDPTSQRSGGSLLGDKTRMETLSMNPNAYIRPSPAGDSLGGVAHRTRETMLLCEAAGFDIILVETVGVGQSETVVHGMVDFFLLLMLAGAGDELQGMKRGIMELADALAITKADGTNEAAANRARVEYQNALHLFPPTGTGWFPPVLTCSAVTADGITAIWQTIQAHQALTTQNGHRAHRRQEQQLSWFRSLLRQRLESRFYEQPGIRTQLSIIEEQVRTGTLLPAPAADRLLHYSSGNQ comes from the coding sequence ATGCGTCATCGACTTCCACCGGATCAGTATGCAACCGGTATTCTTGCCGGTAATCGGCTACTGCTAAGTCAGGCAATTACACTGATCGAAAGCCGCCGGGCCGACGATCAGGTGTTGGCGCAGCAGGTGCTGGAGCGTATCCTTCCGAACACCGGAAAATCAGCCCGAATTGGTATAACAGGTGTGCCCGGCGTTGGCAAAAGTACCTTTATCGAATCGTTCGGCACGTACTTAACCAGCCAGGGACATACCCTCGCCGTACTCACCGTTGACCCTACGAGCCAGCGTTCGGGTGGTAGTTTGCTGGGGGACAAAACCCGGATGGAAACCCTCTCAATGAATCCAAACGCTTACATCCGCCCCTCTCCGGCCGGTGATTCGCTAGGGGGTGTGGCGCATCGAACCCGTGAAACGATGCTCCTCTGCGAGGCCGCTGGTTTTGATATTATTCTGGTTGAGACGGTTGGCGTAGGGCAATCGGAAACAGTCGTACACGGCATGGTCGACTTCTTTCTACTGCTCATGCTGGCTGGAGCCGGAGATGAGCTACAGGGCATGAAACGCGGCATTATGGAATTGGCCGACGCACTGGCCATTACCAAAGCCGATGGCACCAACGAGGCAGCGGCCAATCGTGCCCGGGTTGAGTACCAGAACGCCCTGCACCTGTTTCCACCCACCGGTACGGGCTGGTTCCCGCCAGTACTGACCTGCTCTGCGGTAACGGCCGATGGTATAACCGCTATCTGGCAAACGATACAGGCACATCAGGCGTTAACGACGCAGAACGGACATCGTGCCCACCGGCGACAGGAACAGCAACTGAGCTGGTTCCGGTCTTTACTTAGACAACGACTTGAAAGCCGTTTCTACGAGCAGCCCGGCATACGAACCCAACTGTCAATTATTGAAGAACAAGTCCGGACAGGAACCCTCCTTCCGGCTCCGGCGGCTGATCGGCTCCTTCATTATTCATCGGGTAATCAGTAG